A window of Malaclemys terrapin pileata isolate rMalTer1 chromosome 14, rMalTer1.hap1, whole genome shotgun sequence contains these coding sequences:
- the CAPNS2 gene encoding calpain small subunit 2 — MFLAQALLGGGSSGGGGLARGLGGLLAGGGQGRGNLGGLVGGLVNIISEVAAQYTPEPPPAPRSHFMNVEAGESEEIRQFRRLFVQLAGDDMEVCATELMDILNKVVARHKNLKTEGFSLDTCRSMVSVMDSDTTGKLGFEEFKYLWNNIKKWQCVYKEHYSDQSGILGSAQLPDAFKAAGFQLNEQLYQMIIRRYADENGSMDFNNFISCLVRLDGMFRAFKSLDQDGDGLVNMNIQEWLQLTMYS; from the coding sequence ATGTTCCTCGCTCAAGCCTTGCTTGGTGGCGGGAGCAGTGGTGGAGGGGGCCTTGCAAGAGGCCTGGGAGGTCTTTTAGCAGGAGGTGGACAAGGAAGAGGGAATCTTGGAGGACTCGTTGGAGGACTCGTCAACATTATCAGTGAGGTAGCAGCTCAGTACACCCCAGAACCACCCCCAGCTCCTCGCAGCCACTTCATGAATGTGGAAGCCGGTGAAAGTGAGGAGATCCGTCAGTTCCGCCGACTCTTTGTCCAGCTGGCTGGAGACGACATGGAAGTGTGCGCCACCGAGTTGATGGACATTCTGAACAAGGTGGTGGCCAGACATAAAAACCTGAAGACTGAGGGCTTCAGCCTGGACACATGCCGGAGCATGGTGTCAGTCATGGACAGTGACACAACTGGCAAGCTGGGCTTTGAGGAGTTTAAATACCTGTGGAACAACATCAAGAAGTGGCAGTGCGTGTACAAAGAACACTACTCCGACCAGTCGGGAATTCTTGGGAGTGCTCAGCTGCCAGATGCCTTCAAGGCTGCAGGGTTCCAGCTGAACGAACAGCTCTACCAGATGATCATTCGCAGATACGCCGATGAAAATGGGAGCATGGATTTCAATAACTTCATCAGCTGCTTGGTGCGACTGGATGGCATGTTCCGTGCCTTCAAATCCCTGGACCAAGATGGAGACGGCCTGGTGAACATGAACATTCAAGAGTGGCTGCAGCTGACCATGTACTCCTGA